A segment of the Actinomycetes bacterium genome:
GATCCACGCGGACGGCGGCCCGTCGACCGGGTACGGGTTCCACGTCATCGCGCCCGGCAGCATCGGCACCAATAGCAGCATCGTCAAGCCGTCCTACCAGCTGGCCCTCGACGTCCGCTCGGGGTACGCGACCGGCACCGGCGAGCACACGGCCACGTACATCGCCACCAACGGCCTGACGGTGCGCACCGACCTGGGCGGGCTCAACCTGTCGACCGTGCCCAAGGTCTTCATCGAGTGCGCCAACATGCGCAACGCGGCAGACGCCGCACGCCTCACCTCGGCGGCGTTCCGTCAGAGGGCTGCGGTCGGCATCGCCGCCGGGATCACCGCGTTCCTCACCGGGCGCTGAAGACCAGGCAGGCAGGACGAAGGACCCTGCGCCCAGGTACCCCGGGGGGTATCATCGGTACCAGC
Coding sequences within it:
- a CDS encoding N-acetylmuramoyl-L-alanine amidase, with amino-acid sequence MAALPPSTTSGSLAGKVVVIDPGHNGGNAAHPEIINQLVSAGTFRKPCDTTGTATNGGYPEYAFTMDVALRLASILRAQGAKVVLTRSSSAGVGPCINVRAAIGNEAHADAAISIHADGGPSTGYGFHVIAPGSIGTNSSIVKPSYQLALDVRSGYATGTGEHTATYIATNGLTVRTDLGGLNLSTVPKVFIECANMRNAADAARLTSAAFRQRAAVGIAAGITAFLTGR